TGTTGATGTACCACGCAGCGGGCGCGGCGCGCCGCAGGGGATCGTGGCCGATATCGTTCATGCGTTGCTCCTTGATGAAGGCCTGCGAAGGCATCGGATTCGTTGCTGCGCCGCCGACAGTGCGGTCGCTTCGCAGGCGCTTGCGAGCCACTATGCAAGCGACGTGCCCATGATCCGCCGCGTGTCTCGTAGACGGCATGGCGATTGCGGACCAGCAAAGACATGCGGCGAACGCGCCTCCCGCATACGGCGCACCACCTTCGCTGCGCTGCCGATTCCGACGAGGACAACGATGACCACCAACACGACAATGCAAAAAGCTGCCCGGCTCTCCGATCTCGCTGACAACGGCATGAAGCGCATCGAGGCGGACGGCACGCCGATCCTGCTGATCCGTCGCGGCCATACGGTGCATGCCTACAGCGCGGATTGTCCGCATGCGGGCGCGCCGCTCGAACAGGGCGCGCTCTGCGATGGGCGGCTGATCTGTCCGTGGCACAAGGGGACGTTCGACATCGCCACAGGCGCGCTCGTCGAGCCGCCCGCGCTGCTGCCGTTGACGCGTTATCCCGTGCGGATCGAACACGACGATGTGCTCGTCGGCAGCACGCCGGAGCCGTCGGAAACGAAACCGGCAACGGCTGCAGACCAGCGCACCTTCGCGATCGTCGGCGCAGGCGCGGCGGGTGCGGCCGCTTGCGCCGCGCTGCGCGAAGCGGGTTTCGCGGGCCGTATCGCGCTGATCGATCGCGAGCCGCGCACGCCGTACGACCGCACCGTGTTGAGTAAATTCGTGCCGTCCGGCGAGATGCCCGTCGACGACATTCCGCCCCTGCTGCCCGACGACTTTTTCGCGAAGCACGGCGTCGACCGGATCCAGGCCGAAGTCACGACGCTGGATGCGAAAGCGCGCCGCATCGATATCGGCAGCGCACCGTCGATCCGCTACGACGCCGCGCTGGTCGCGACGGGCGGCATTCCGAAGCGGCTAACGCTGCAAGGCAGCGAGGCGGACAGCGTCAAGCCGCGCATCCGTCTGCTGCGCAATCGTGACGACGCGCGCCGTCTCGTTGAAACCGCGCAGCAAGGCGAACACGCGCTCGTGCTCGGCGCGAGTTTCGTCGGACTGGAAGTGGCGTCGGCGCTGCGTGAGCGCAAGCTGCGTGTAACGGTCGTGTCGCCGGGCAATGTGCCGTTCGAAAAGCAGTTCGGTCCCGAACTCGGCAGACTGTTCATGCGGCTGCACGAGGCGCATGGCGTGAAGGTGCGTATGGGACGTCAAGCGCGTTCCGTCGAGCCTGGCGATGCCGATGGCGACGGCGCGCTGCGCGTGACACTCGACAACGGCGACACCGTGTCATGCGACTTCATCGTTGCGGGTATCGGCGTGACGCCTGCGACGGATTTTCTCGACGGCGTGACGCGCAACGAAGACAAGAGCCTCAACGTCGATTCGTCGATGCGCGTGAAGGATGGCCCGGATGGCCTCTACGCGGCGGGCGATATCGCGCGCTTCGAATTGCAGGCGCCCGTTAGCGAGCGCGTGCGGATCGAGCACTGGCGCGTCGCGCAGCAGCAAGCGCGCATCGCCGCGCACGCGATGCTCGGCATGCCGCCGAAGGAACCGCTGGTGCCGTTTTTCTGGACCTATCACTTCGGCAAGACGTTCGAATATCTCGGCCACGCGAAGCACTGGGACGAAACGCGCTTCACGGGCACGCCCGATACGTTCGAATTCATCGCGCTGCTGGGAGATAAAGGGAAGCTGGTCGCGGCTGTCGGATGCAATCGCGAGAAACAGACGGGGATGCTGGTGGAAGCGCTGCGCAAGCCGTTGACTCTCGACGACGCGACGAAGATCGCCGAGTCGGCTTAAAAGCATTGGGTTGAAGCGCACCGCGCATCGCACGATGTCGTGCGATGCGCGGTGTACTGATTCGCTATTCGCTGTTGTGCGACGGACTCCCGCCTGCACCCGGCGGCTCCGGCCGGTCGCCGCTGCCTAGCGGCACTTCGGCCGTTTGCTTCGGATGCGGATTCGAACGAGGCGGATTCGTCGCCTTCATCGTTTCCGTCGGCTCGCCAGGCTCAGTGGTCGTACCTGTTTTCTTTCGATCATCCTGCTTGTCGGGTTGTTTCTGTTCCATCTCGTTGCTCCCGTTCAGTGCTTCGTTCAGTGCTGTTCAGAACCGGTTGATCCTGAAGTCGCCAGCGAGCGCCGTGCCATGACGTCGCTGCATCAGCTTTTCGAACTCCACCGCGATGCGCGCCAGCGACCGGCGCTTCTGCACGATGTCCCATTGTGTATATGCATCGAGCGCTTCGTCGTCGAACGACACTGTCACCGACGCGCGTTGTCCTTCCGCATCGAAGCCGATATAGAGCATGCCGTTGCTCAGTTCCTCGATGCGAAACGGAACATGCCGCGCCTCGAAATAGCGGCCGAGCGTCTCGGCGATATCGCGCCGGTCGCCGGGCAGCACCGCGATCGTCATGGGCATTCCTGCTGGAAACATCGCTGAAAACATCCGTGCATTGCATGCGACACGCGCTGAAACATCTACATGTGGGCCTGGAAGGTTTGCAGGCTCGCATCGTGACGCTGTGCGCATCGGCATGCCGGTTTCGATCCGGATCGCGTCAAGGTTGGCGTTGTCCGCCCTGATGCGGCGGCGGCTTCTGGTTTTGCTGTTGCTGTCCGCCGTCGCGATTCGGTTGACGCGGGGTGGCGGGATGATTCGGTTGAGCCTTCGGTTGCGCCATTTGCGTGCTCATCGATTGCTTCATGATCAATGTCCTCTTTTGGGGTTGAACGCTTCAGGGTTGAACACGGGTTCGCGCGCCGCGCATTGCGCGACACGCCTGCACCGATGATTGCGGCAAGCGGTGTTCCTGTCGCGAGGAACATCGGCGAGGAACATCGTTTGCTGCCCGTTTCATCGTATGTTCGCGATGGCTTCTTTCTTGCATCCGCAACGAGAAGCACACCATGCCGATGACGCAAAACCTGACCCGCACAGCCACCGAAACCGCCACCGAGCCACCGACGATCGACACCCGCACAGCGAGCCGTCACACGAGCATCGCGCCGAGCCTGCTGCGCCCGCGTCACACCTGCGAGCGCAAGGAGCACGCGCATCATTTCCGCGTCCTGATCGACGCCGCTGAATACTTCGAGACGCTGCGCGCAGCGATGATCCGCGCGCGCCATAGCATCTACATCGTCGGCTGGGATATCGACAGCCGTCTGGAACTCGTGCCGGGCGGTGCGCCCGACGGCCTGCCCGCACCGCTTGCCGATTTTCTCTGCGCTCTGGCCGAAGCGAACCGACATCTGCGGATCTACGTGCTCGCGTGGGACTTCGCGATGCTGTACGCGTTCGAACGCGAATGGCTGCCCGTGTACAAGCTCGGCTGGCGCACGCATCGGCGCATCCGCTTCCGGCAGGACGGACGGCATCCCCTCGGCGCGTCGCATCATCAGAAGATCGTCGTGATCGACGACGGGCTCGCGTTCGTCGGCGGCATCGATCTGACACGTTCGCGCTGGGACACGCCCGAGCATCATCCGCACGCGCCGTTGCGACGCAATGGAGGCGCCACGCCCTATCAGCCGATGCACGACGTGCAGGCGATGTTCGACGGCCCCGCCGCGCATGCCGTGAGTCTGCTCGTGCGCGAACGATGGCTGCGCGCGACGACCAAGGCAATCGACGCCACGCCCGACTCCACTTCGCTCGCGTACGATGCCGCCAGCATCTGGCCGGCCGATATCGCCGCCGACATCGAAGAGGTCGAACTCGGCATTTCGCTGACGCAGCCGGCCTTCGAAGGACGGCCGCTCGTCGAGCAGATCCAGCAACTGTATGTCGACGCGATCGCCTCCGCGAAGCGCACGATCTACATCGAAAACCAGTACTTCACGGCAAGCCGTGTGGGTGCCGCGCTCGCCGCGCGTCTCGCCGATGCCGACAGTCCCGATATCGCCGTCGTCGGTCCCGAACGGACCAGCGGCTGGCTGCAGGAAGCGACGATGGGCGTGCTGCGCGCGCGGCTGCATGGCCTCCTGAAACAGGCAGACGAACGCGGACGTTACGCGATGTATGCGCCGACCACGGGCGGCCAGTTCATTAACGTGCACAGCAAACTGATGACCGTCGACGACGACGTGCTGATCGTCGGCAGCGCG
This genomic interval from Paraburkholderia sabiae contains the following:
- a CDS encoding VTT domain-containing protein; translation: MPMTQNLTRTATETATEPPTIDTRTASRHTSIAPSLLRPRHTCERKEHAHHFRVLIDAAEYFETLRAAMIRARHSIYIVGWDIDSRLELVPGGAPDGLPAPLADFLCALAEANRHLRIYVLAWDFAMLYAFEREWLPVYKLGWRTHRRIRFRQDGRHPLGASHHQKIVVIDDGLAFVGGIDLTRSRWDTPEHHPHAPLRRNGGATPYQPMHDVQAMFDGPAAHAVSLLVRERWLRATTKAIDATPDSTSLAYDAASIWPADIAADIEEVELGISLTQPAFEGRPLVEQIQQLYVDAIASAKRTIYIENQYFTASRVGAALAARLADADSPDIAVVGPERTSGWLQEATMGVLRARLHGLLKQADERGRYAMYAPTTGGQFINVHSKLMTVDDDVLIVGSANLNNRSMVLDTECNITLEARGDSRVQRVIASVRNRLLAEHLDVSPADVQSALGTQRLNAAIAQLRHGERTLMPLDPVVSGDLEDLASRMSVLDAEAPVAPHELVRHFLPEERSRPLTGKLLALGTLALIVVALAVLWRFTPLRDAVSFATLVHGAQRVHASPLGPFAIVALYAIAASVSVPVTLLIAASGFVFGALWGSAYAFAGTMISACITYYAGAALGHDAVRKLAGSRINRISEKLGKKGFVTVVILRVVPVAPFTIINLAAGASHISLRDYLAGTVLGMTPGIVLATTFAHQLVAAVRHPSMTGLALVALIGATLVGLSVALQRFFARRS
- a CDS encoding FAD-dependent oxidoreductase, with the protein product MTTNTTMQKAARLSDLADNGMKRIEADGTPILLIRRGHTVHAYSADCPHAGAPLEQGALCDGRLICPWHKGTFDIATGALVEPPALLPLTRYPVRIEHDDVLVGSTPEPSETKPATAADQRTFAIVGAGAAGAAACAALREAGFAGRIALIDREPRTPYDRTVLSKFVPSGEMPVDDIPPLLPDDFFAKHGVDRIQAEVTTLDAKARRIDIGSAPSIRYDAALVATGGIPKRLTLQGSEADSVKPRIRLLRNRDDARRLVETAQQGEHALVLGASFVGLEVASALRERKLRVTVVSPGNVPFEKQFGPELGRLFMRLHEAHGVKVRMGRQARSVEPGDADGDGALRVTLDNGDTVSCDFIVAGIGVTPATDFLDGVTRNEDKSLNVDSSMRVKDGPDGLYAAGDIARFELQAPVSERVRIEHWRVAQQQARIAAHAMLGMPPKEPLVPFFWTYHFGKTFEYLGHAKHWDETRFTGTPDTFEFIALLGDKGKLVAAVGCNREKQTGMLVEALRKPLTLDDATKIAESA